In candidate division WOR-3 bacterium, the following proteins share a genomic window:
- a CDS encoding spore photoproduct lyase family protein, whose product MSLYREILCKSILNKSGIPGIDFALNPYTGCEHKCAYCYAVFMKRFTNHNEEWGDFVDIKINAPEILQKQLKQLKAKSHISIGTVCDAYQPIEEKYQLTRKCLEILRYFQHSVSILTKSSLVLRDLDLFLKIKEIEIGFTITTLNPDVKNLFEPNSSPVSERLKALKKISENKIYTWVFVAPILPYLTDSDQEIEDLIKSAEESGAQNITFDSLNPYPKVWHNVITKIRERFPEKLKDYEFYYHNKILYEKKIKDRILNIGRSFKIKIDFAF is encoded by the coding sequence TTGAGCTTATACCGTGAAATTTTATGTAAATCAATCCTGAATAAATCAGGAATTCCCGGAATTGATTTTGCATTAAATCCTTATACCGGGTGTGAACATAAATGCGCATATTGTTATGCAGTATTTATGAAAAGATTTACCAATCATAATGAGGAATGGGGCGATTTTGTGGATATAAAGATAAATGCACCCGAGATTCTCCAGAAACAATTAAAACAACTAAAGGCGAAGAGCCATATCTCAATCGGTACGGTCTGTGATGCGTATCAACCCATTGAAGAGAAATATCAGCTAACAAGAAAATGTCTTGAAATACTGAGGTATTTTCAGCATTCTGTTTCAATTTTAACAAAATCTTCGCTTGTTTTGAGGGATTTAGATTTGTTCTTGAAAATCAAAGAGATTGAAATAGGATTCACGATAACGACCTTGAATCCTGATGTAAAAAATCTCTTTGAACCGAATTCTTCACCGGTATCAGAAAGACTCAAGGCACTCAAAAAAATTTCTGAAAATAAAATTTATACATGGGTCTTTGTCGCACCGATACTGCCATATCTTACTGATTCTGACCAGGAGATTGAAGACTTGATAAAATCTGCTGAAGAATCCGGTGCCCAGAATATTACCTTTGATTCATTAAACCCTTATCCTAAGGTCTGGCATAATGTGATAACGAAAATCCGGGAAAGATTCCCAGAAAAACTAAAAGATTATGAATTCTATTACCACAATAAGATTCTTTATGAAAAAAAGATAAAAGACCGGATATTAAATATTGGCAGATCTTTTAAGATTAAAATTGATTTTGCTTTTTAA